The nucleotide window CATTCAGCAAACTTTTTCAAGACGAAGACAAACGTTTCGTCTTTGGAGTTTAGACAGTCGTTTAACTAATGAAGTCGTATTTTTCGTTAAGTTTGTAATATTTTTATATGTAAAATATGCCAAATGCCAATATAAAATACCGTCTTATCAAACCCGAAGAAACGCTTGCGGATTTTGTCTATTGTTTTTCAGCTTTACAGGACGTGTCGCATATAGAGGAAGGCATTATTATTCCGAATGGAAAAGTTGATTTGATTTTTACCGTTACAGATAACGGTCAATTGCGTACTGCATTATTAGGATTAGAAACCAAGCCTAAAATAACAAATGTAAAAGTCTCAGCTTTTTTAGCAGTGAATTTCAATCCGCTTGCTGTAGAGTATGTTTTGCAGGATTCCATTGCCGATATAAGGAACAGCGGAAAAGGACTCCCCAACCATTTTTGGGATTTTACGGTGAATGATTTACACGATTTTGATGCCTTCTGCGAAAAAGCCACGCACAAAATCCTATCTGTGTTACCTGATAAAATTGATGAACGCAAACGCCAATTATTCAAACTGATTTTTGCTGCCAACGGAGAAATTTCGGTAAAAGAACTTTCCGAAAAGGTGCATTGGAGCGAGCGGCAAATTAACCGTTATTTCAATCAACAATTCGGACTTTCTTTAAAAGCGTATTGCAATATTCTCCGTTTTCAGGCTTCGCTTACCCATATTAAGAAAGGCGAATTATATCCACAACTCAATTTTACCGACCAATCCCATTTCATCAAAGAAATTAAAAAACTTTCGGGCGTTTCGCCCAAAGAACTTCACAAAAATGAAAACGACCGTTTTTTACAATTTTTAGTTCCGGCAGCAAAATAATTTTGCAGCATTAATTTTAATCACAAAAATTATGTTGTTACAAGATAAAAAAGTCGCTGTTATTGGTGCAGGTCCTGTTGGATTAACCTTTGCAAGATTGCTGCAACAGGAAGGAGTAAACGTAAGTGTTTATGAACGCGACATAAATCAATACGCCCGGATAAAAGGCGGTACGCTTGACTTGCTTAAAGATATGGGACAGGCTGTTTTTGAAAAAGCGGGATTATTAGCTGCTTATTTTGATAACGCAAGGCCAACAGCACGAAGAATTGCAGACATCCACGGGAACGTAGTTCAAACGCTTCCTATATCTGACAATCCGGAAATTGACAGAAACGATTTGAGAAGGATACTGCTTGAAAGCCTGCATCCTCAAACGGTCATTTGGGACAGAAAGTTTATCTCCATTGAAAAAAAAGAAGGAACATTCCTGCTGCATTTTGAAAATGACATCACAGAAACCGCAGATTTGGTAGTTGGCGCAAACGGCATTATGAGCAGGTTGAGAAAAGAAATGACCGAAGTGCCTGCAAGATATACAGGAACCATTACTATCACGGGCGAGGTGCTTGACTATGCATCCCAATGCCCCAATTTTAAAAATATATGTGCTGACGATAAAATAATAGCTAAGGATGACCGCATCTTTTTTCTTTCCCAACCCAAAACAAACGGTGAGCTATATTATTATGTTTGCTTTCGCCAACCTGAGAGTTGGTTAAAAAGTCATAACCTCAACCTCAATGATAATCAGCAAATAGCTGCTTTTTTAAGTAGCCTGTGCTATGAATGGGATGGTGCTTACAAAGAACTTTTTGCAGCAACAAGTGAGTTTACTTTATTGCCGATGTATCAGGTTCCCTTGGAAAATTGGCACAACCATAGCCATATCACTTTAATGGGCGATGCGGCGCACGGAATGCCGCCCTATGCAGGCGTAGGCGTAAATACAGGTTTATTGGACGCTTTGCATCTGGCAGAAAATTTGACCAATAGGGAATTTGAAAGTATCCAGGCTGCAATTGATGATTATGAAAGACAGATGTTTGCTTATGCTTCGGAGGCACAACAACAAACCGCATC belongs to Chryseobacterium gleum and includes:
- a CDS encoding helix-turn-helix domain-containing protein, producing MPNANIKYRLIKPEETLADFVYCFSALQDVSHIEEGIIIPNGKVDLIFTVTDNGQLRTALLGLETKPKITNVKVSAFLAVNFNPLAVEYVLQDSIADIRNSGKGLPNHFWDFTVNDLHDFDAFCEKATHKILSVLPDKIDERKRQLFKLIFAANGEISVKELSEKVHWSERQINRYFNQQFGLSLKAYCNILRFQASLTHIKKGELYPQLNFTDQSHFIKEIKKLSGVSPKELHKNENDRFLQFLVPAAK
- a CDS encoding FAD-dependent oxidoreductase, with product MLLQDKKVAVIGAGPVGLTFARLLQQEGVNVSVYERDINQYARIKGGTLDLLKDMGQAVFEKAGLLAAYFDNARPTARRIADIHGNVVQTLPISDNPEIDRNDLRRILLESLHPQTVIWDRKFISIEKKEGTFLLHFENDITETADLVVGANGIMSRLRKEMTEVPARYTGTITITGEVLDYASQCPNFKNICADDKIIAKDDRIFFLSQPKTNGELYYYVCFRQPESWLKSHNLNLNDNQQIAAFLSSLCYEWDGAYKELFAATSEFTLLPMYQVPLENWHNHSHITLMGDAAHGMPPYAGVGVNTGLLDALHLAENLTNREFESIQAAIDDYERQMFAYASEAQQQTASNEAALFPKE